The stretch of DNA TTTGAATCTATTGCCTTGGCCGTTGATTCCAAAAATGCGGCTTATGTAGGCGGTACGGCCGTTGAGTTTGGGAATCCAGAAGAACCTATCGAGGGGAAATTGCTCACAAAGAGTGAAACAGAGCTTCAATTTGTTTGGGGGGATAAGAAGGGTTCTAACACCTTTTCTATTCCCTATAAAAATATCCTGGATTTAGAATACGGCCAGAAAGCAGGGAGAAGGGTAGGAGTAGCCATAGGAACTGCGTTATTAGTAAGTCCCATAGGTCTATTTGCCCTTTTTTCCAAGAAACGAAAGCATTTTCTAACCATCGGATATAAAGATGCCCAGGACAAAGAACAGGTAGTTGTTTTTGAGTTAGGTAAGGGTATTGTACGAACCACCTTGCCTATCCTGGAAACCCGGTCGGGTAAGAAAATTGAGTATCAAGACAAAGAAGCAGAGAAAGCCGGTAAAGGTGGGAATTGAGTCCGGTACTCTCTTACAGGAATATCAAATGAGTTTGCTTTAAGTGACCTCTACTTATATTAAGTTTAGATCTCTGCAAATTTCGATCGGTACCAGGATCTCCCTTTTTAACCCTCTTACCAGAAGTATATATAACCTTGAAATCTTTTTAAGCATGCCCCAAACTTAGTTGGAGTAAGAAGTGACTCTCAGTTAAAAGAACTCAAAAACTAATACATAGTCCATTTAATATTGGCTTTAGAAAGCTGCCTTCACTCCCCAGCTCCCCTCTTCCGCAGCATGGGAGAGGGGCCGGGGGTGAGGGTCACTTAAACATTAAGCAAAATTAAAGTAACAAAGCATTACTACCTTGTAAAGTTAGATTTGAATAATCGTTCTACCCCCACCCCCAGCCTCCATACGCGCCAGGATAAGAAGTCAGGCCCCGGCGGGGCGATCTGTTTCACAGGCCGCTCCTCCGGAGTCTGAATGACTGGATCCCCCGATCTATATCGGTGGCTACCCACAGTTCGCCCCTGATGGGGTTTTTCAGCTTAATCTGGCGTGTATGCCCCGGTCCTTCTCCCGAAGCTTTTGTGTAATTTTCCACCCTTACCTCCCCTAATCCCTCGGCACCAGGTTAAGGCACCTCCACCCGACTCCTCCCACTTTCGATTTGAGAGACTAGGACTCAAAACGGCTTGGCTAGGCTTTGGGGGGTTGGTTACTCTTTTTGCAAAAGAAGGATCTTGCCTTCCCCAAGGAGTTCGGTCCATTTCGCCGTTTAGCCGATGGACTCATTGAACCCTCTCTTAATCTCCGAAATGAAAAAGTAGGTAATGGTTAGAACTTACGTCGAGGGCTACCAACCTTTCGCCCTTGACGGGGTTTTTCAGCTTAACCTGATGTGTATGGGGGGTTAGGAGAGTATCTAGACCCCCGGGTCTAACCCTTAACTTGGCCCATAGGGGGTAGCTCGTTGTGGTAGCCCTATTTAAGGGCGATCCTGGATGGTCGCCCTGCAAGGTTATATAACACTTCTATGATTTAGTATAAAATGATGAATATCATCGGTATTGACAAGCTTGCTTTTAGAGAGGAAGATAACCGGGTAGATGGGGTTCCGGTGGAAGCGGAAAATTCAACCTAACCTCGATGGGGGATTTCACACATAAAATTAACCCAGGAATGCATTTCGATCCGGAACCTAAGATATTTTGTTAATTCAAGGCATACTGGTAAGGTCTGCAAGTCTTAAAAGAGCGCCTGTACCGGGCCGGTTATCCTTCAAAAAGGAGGTTTTACTTATGAAACGATTTTTATTGAAAACGACTGGAATGATTCTCATGATAGTAGGGATAATTTCCATAGTACCTGGGGTGGGGGCTACCTCCCTATCCCCTGTGAAGCCTGAACAGGTTGGTCTCTCCTCGGAGCGATTGGATCGCCTGGATCAATTCTTCAAAACTGAGATTGACCAGGGTAAAATCCCAGGTGTTGTAGCTCTCATTGCACGAAAGGGACAGATTGCCTACTTTAAGAGCTTCGGTTTTCGTGATAAAGCAAGCGGCGCACCCATGTCCAATGATGCCATCTTCCGGATCTATTCCATGACCAAGCCTTTTACCTCGGTAGCAGCGATGATGCTGGTCGAGGAGGGGAAAATTGTCCTCACCGACCCCATTTCGAAATTTCTTCCACAGTTGGGAAAGCTGGAAGTGAGTGTACCGAAGTTTGATCCCACTACCGGTATGGTAACCTATTCGACCACACCCGCCGTGCGTGAAATTACGGTTCAAGATCTGTTGCGTCACACCTCCGGTTTTACCTATGGAACCCAGACTACAAACGTCTACGTGAAGGAACTCTATGACAAGGTAGGTGTAGATGCCACCGATATTACAAATGCGGATCTGATCGAACGTCTGGCGAAGGTACCACTGGTCCACCAGCCCGGGACGGCCTTCGAATACAGCCGGTCAACAGATGTACTGGGGCGACTCATCGAGGTTGTGGCCAACACGACCCTGTCCAAATTCTTCAAGGAGCGTATCTTTGATCCTCTTAAGATGGAAGATTCCGGGTTCTATGTGCCGGAGGAGAAACTGGGTCGCCTCGCCCAGCCGTTTCCCACCGACCCAGCTACTGGGAAGCCCATTAAACTACTGGACGTAACGAAACCTCCCACCTATGAAGCCGGAGGTCAGGGTGCCGTCTCTACGGCCAGCGATTATGCACGCTTCTGCCAGATGTTGCTTAACGGCGGACATCTCGATGGTGTCCGGCTACTCAGCCGTACAACGGTAAATCTCATGACCTCCGATCATCTGGGTAAGATACTGGAAGCCGCTCCGATGCCCAGCCAGCTCTTGCTTGGTGTGCCCGGTTATACCTTTGGACTCGGATTCGCAATCCGTCTGGAGCCGGGTATAGCAGGAGTTCCAGGATCGGCCGGGGAATATACCTGGGGTGGCTTTGCCGGAACTTACTTCTGGGTTGATCCTAAAGAAGAACTTATCGGTATCTTAATGCTCCAGACCCCGGGCCCGGCACGGGTCCAATACCGAAAACTTTTCAGACAACTGGTTTATCAGGCCATCGTCG from Candidatus Limnocylindrales bacterium encodes:
- a CDS encoding serine hydrolase domain-containing protein, which encodes MKRFLLKTTGMILMIVGIISIVPGVGATSLSPVKPEQVGLSSERLDRLDQFFKTEIDQGKIPGVVALIARKGQIAYFKSFGFRDKASGAPMSNDAIFRIYSMTKPFTSVAAMMLVEEGKIVLTDPISKFLPQLGKLEVSVPKFDPTTGMVTYSTTPAVREITVQDLLRHTSGFTYGTQTTNVYVKELYDKVGVDATDITNADLIERLAKVPLVHQPGTAFEYSRSTDVLGRLIEVVANTTLSKFFKERIFDPLKMEDSGFYVPEEKLGRLAQPFPTDPATGKPIKLLDVTKPPTYEAGGQGAVSTASDYARFCQMLLNGGHLDGVRLLSRTTVNLMTSDHLGKILEAAPMPSQLLLGVPGYTFGLGFAIRLEPGIAGVPGSAGEYTWGGFAGTYFWVDPKEELIGILMLQTPGPARVQYRKLFRQLVYQAIVD